From the Thermococcus sp. genome, the window TAGTCTGGTTCATTAAATGGCTGGTTGAGCAGGGCTCTGGGGGAAGCAAGAAGAGCGCCCTGGAGATACTCGATGAGAAGTACGCACGGGGCGAAATAGACGACGAGGAATACGAGAAGCGACGGAGGAAGCTCCTTGGGGGATGAGTACCTCTCATTTTTTCAGCTTTCTTTGTAATTATGGTTTCCTTTCCGAAAATTTTC encodes:
- a CDS encoding SHOCT domain-containing protein gives rise to the protein VWFIKWLVEQGSGGSKKSALEILDEKYARGEIDDEEYEKRRRKLLGG